Proteins from a genomic interval of Nematostella vectensis chromosome 5, jaNemVect1.1, whole genome shotgun sequence:
- the LOC5505989 gene encoding organic cation transporter protein isoform X1 has product MCVTQKAHITIEMTEVNTQENISETTPIDSPSPGTVSKFDDVFQYVNSFGFYQRILYVGVNLLVVPLSLQFALLVFAMGTPNFHCSDENSTCPQSKCCDNCTSYTFDGPFTSIVSEWNLICDNAHKGAAVQSCFFAGMLVGSMVGGWASDRFGRRLCLLVGSAIMLILSFGTAFADCLSLLAFLRFGVGVAHVSVMVCQYVYVIELVGPKTRTMSGKVQDLFWDIGDVMTFVCAYFIREWRMLILCCTLFFVPFFLFWRVFPDTARWLISQGRQDQAREVLIKYGGKKKTPLDSDHLKAMIESIYSEEKKELEYLNGKNHTALDLFRTPKLRKLTLILCFNWFVISLVSFGMYLYITALAGNLYVNYLVMALLSMPQLLFSWFLMQKFGRIFPFMGYMLLAGVLCLVVMGIPKEYSAVVTGLTIFGMSLVSCAFNNIYLLSSEQFPTVVRNIGMGTGSMCARVGAILSPFLVMLAQLQGFSLTFPVSIFGVLAVLAAFSSLWLPETLNTSLPQTIDELEKSPGHVWISCFKLRSNKPLVQADGGNADVA; this is encoded by the exons ATGTGCGTCACACAAAAAGCACACATTACCATCG AAATGACTGAAGTTAATACGCAGGAGAACATATCAGAGACAACGCCTATAGATTCACCTTCGCCGGGAACAGTATCAAAGTTTGACGACGTTTTCCAGTATGTCAACTCTTTCGGTTTCTACCAGAGGATTTTGTACGTTGGCGTTAACCTTCTGGTCGTCCCCCTTTCGCTGCAGTTCGCTTTGCTCGTGTTCGCGATGGGAACTCCTAACTTCCATTGTAGCGACGAAAACTCAACATGTCCTCAAAGCAAGTGCTGCGACAACTGTACGTCGTACACGTTTGATGGACCGTTCACTAGCATTGTCTCAGAG tGGAACCTGATATGTGATAACGCACACAAGGGCGCCGCTGTGCAGTCATGTTTCTTCGCCGGAATGCTCGTTGGCTCAATGGTCGGTGGCTGGGCCTCGGACAGATTTGGCCGACGTCTCTGCCTACTCGTCGGTTCAGCTATCATGTTGATTTTGTCTTTTGGCACAGCTTTCGCTGACTGTCTTTCACTCCTTGCATTCTTGAGGTTTGGTGTCGGGGTAGCGCATGTTTCAGTCATGGTATGTCAGTACGTGTACGTGATAGAGCTGGTCGGACCAAAGACCCGGACGATGTCCGGTAAAGTGCAGGATCTCTTCTGGGACATCGGTGATGTTATGACTTTCGTTTGCGCATATTTCATCAGGGAATGGAGAATGCTGATTCTTTGTTGTACGCTATTTTTTGTGCCCTTCTTTTTGTTCTGGAG GGTGTTCCCCGACACCGCCCGCTGGCTCATCTCCCAAGGACGTCAAGATCAAGCTCGAGAAGTCCTCATAAAGTACGGCGGCAAGAAGAAAACGCCTTTAGACAGCGACCACTTAAAAGCGATGATCGAGAGCATTTACAGCGAGGAGAAGAAGGAGCTTGAATACCTAAATGGCAAGAACCACACTGCCCTTGATTTGTTTCGTACGCCGAAGCTTAGAAAGTTGACTTTGATCCTTTGTTTCAACTG GTTCGTTATTTCTTTGGTCTCATTCGGGATGTATCTGTACATCACAGCTCTGGCAGGAAATCTCTACGTCAACTATCTGGTCATGGCACTTCTCTCCATGCCCCAACTTTTATTTTCCTGGTTTCTTATGCAAAA GTTTGGTCGTATCTTTCCGTTTATGGGATACATGCTTCTCGCTGGCGTTCTGTGTCTGGTTGTCATGGGAATACCTAAAG AGTACAGCGCCGTCGTAACGGGTCTTACTATATTTGGTATGAGTCTGGTATCATGTGCGTTCAACAATATCTACCTTTTGTCATCAGAACAATTTCCAACTGTTGTAAG GAACATCGGCATGGGGACGGGTTCCATGTGTGCTCGTGTCGGCGCCATCTTGTCTCCTTTCCTCGTCATGCTG GCCCAGCTCCAAGGCTTCAGCCTGACTTTTCCTGTCAGTATCTTCGGGGTCCTAGCCGTGTTAGCTGCTTTTTCGTCGCTATGGTTACCCGAAACACTGAACACCAGTCTTCCGCAGACCATCGATGAGCTGGAGAAGAGCCCAGGGCATGTTTGGATTAGTTGTTTTAAGTTACGATCAAATAAACCTCTAGTGCAGGCAGATGGCGGAAATGCAGACGTCGCCTGA
- the LOC5505989 gene encoding organic cation transporter protein isoform X2: MTEVNTQENISETTPIDSPSPGTVSKFDDVFQYVNSFGFYQRILYVGVNLLVVPLSLQFALLVFAMGTPNFHCSDENSTCPQSKCCDNCTSYTFDGPFTSIVSEWNLICDNAHKGAAVQSCFFAGMLVGSMVGGWASDRFGRRLCLLVGSAIMLILSFGTAFADCLSLLAFLRFGVGVAHVSVMVCQYVYVIELVGPKTRTMSGKVQDLFWDIGDVMTFVCAYFIREWRMLILCCTLFFVPFFLFWRVFPDTARWLISQGRQDQAREVLIKYGGKKKTPLDSDHLKAMIESIYSEEKKELEYLNGKNHTALDLFRTPKLRKLTLILCFNWFVISLVSFGMYLYITALAGNLYVNYLVMALLSMPQLLFSWFLMQKFGRIFPFMGYMLLAGVLCLVVMGIPKEYSAVVTGLTIFGMSLVSCAFNNIYLLSSEQFPTVVRNIGMGTGSMCARVGAILSPFLVMLAQLQGFSLTFPVSIFGVLAVLAAFSSLWLPETLNTSLPQTIDELEKSPGHVWISCFKLRSNKPLVQADGGNADVA, translated from the exons ATGACTGAAGTTAATACGCAGGAGAACATATCAGAGACAACGCCTATAGATTCACCTTCGCCGGGAACAGTATCAAAGTTTGACGACGTTTTCCAGTATGTCAACTCTTTCGGTTTCTACCAGAGGATTTTGTACGTTGGCGTTAACCTTCTGGTCGTCCCCCTTTCGCTGCAGTTCGCTTTGCTCGTGTTCGCGATGGGAACTCCTAACTTCCATTGTAGCGACGAAAACTCAACATGTCCTCAAAGCAAGTGCTGCGACAACTGTACGTCGTACACGTTTGATGGACCGTTCACTAGCATTGTCTCAGAG tGGAACCTGATATGTGATAACGCACACAAGGGCGCCGCTGTGCAGTCATGTTTCTTCGCCGGAATGCTCGTTGGCTCAATGGTCGGTGGCTGGGCCTCGGACAGATTTGGCCGACGTCTCTGCCTACTCGTCGGTTCAGCTATCATGTTGATTTTGTCTTTTGGCACAGCTTTCGCTGACTGTCTTTCACTCCTTGCATTCTTGAGGTTTGGTGTCGGGGTAGCGCATGTTTCAGTCATGGTATGTCAGTACGTGTACGTGATAGAGCTGGTCGGACCAAAGACCCGGACGATGTCCGGTAAAGTGCAGGATCTCTTCTGGGACATCGGTGATGTTATGACTTTCGTTTGCGCATATTTCATCAGGGAATGGAGAATGCTGATTCTTTGTTGTACGCTATTTTTTGTGCCCTTCTTTTTGTTCTGGAG GGTGTTCCCCGACACCGCCCGCTGGCTCATCTCCCAAGGACGTCAAGATCAAGCTCGAGAAGTCCTCATAAAGTACGGCGGCAAGAAGAAAACGCCTTTAGACAGCGACCACTTAAAAGCGATGATCGAGAGCATTTACAGCGAGGAGAAGAAGGAGCTTGAATACCTAAATGGCAAGAACCACACTGCCCTTGATTTGTTTCGTACGCCGAAGCTTAGAAAGTTGACTTTGATCCTTTGTTTCAACTG GTTCGTTATTTCTTTGGTCTCATTCGGGATGTATCTGTACATCACAGCTCTGGCAGGAAATCTCTACGTCAACTATCTGGTCATGGCACTTCTCTCCATGCCCCAACTTTTATTTTCCTGGTTTCTTATGCAAAA GTTTGGTCGTATCTTTCCGTTTATGGGATACATGCTTCTCGCTGGCGTTCTGTGTCTGGTTGTCATGGGAATACCTAAAG AGTACAGCGCCGTCGTAACGGGTCTTACTATATTTGGTATGAGTCTGGTATCATGTGCGTTCAACAATATCTACCTTTTGTCATCAGAACAATTTCCAACTGTTGTAAG GAACATCGGCATGGGGACGGGTTCCATGTGTGCTCGTGTCGGCGCCATCTTGTCTCCTTTCCTCGTCATGCTG GCCCAGCTCCAAGGCTTCAGCCTGACTTTTCCTGTCAGTATCTTCGGGGTCCTAGCCGTGTTAGCTGCTTTTTCGTCGCTATGGTTACCCGAAACACTGAACACCAGTCTTCCGCAGACCATCGATGAGCTGGAGAAGAGCCCAGGGCATGTTTGGATTAGTTGTTTTAAGTTACGATCAAATAAACCTCTAGTGCAGGCAGATGGCGGAAATGCAGACGTCGCCTGA
- the LOC5505989 gene encoding organic cation transporter protein isoform X3, which translates to MGTPNFHCSDENSTCPQSKCCDNCTSYTFDGPFTSIVSEWNLICDNAHKGAAVQSCFFAGMLVGSMVGGWASDRFGRRLCLLVGSAIMLILSFGTAFADCLSLLAFLRFGVGVAHVSVMVCQYVYVIELVGPKTRTMSGKVQDLFWDIGDVMTFVCAYFIREWRMLILCCTLFFVPFFLFWRVFPDTARWLISQGRQDQAREVLIKYGGKKKTPLDSDHLKAMIESIYSEEKKELEYLNGKNHTALDLFRTPKLRKLTLILCFNWFVISLVSFGMYLYITALAGNLYVNYLVMALLSMPQLLFSWFLMQKFGRIFPFMGYMLLAGVLCLVVMGIPKEYSAVVTGLTIFGMSLVSCAFNNIYLLSSEQFPTVVRNIGMGTGSMCARVGAILSPFLVMLAQLQGFSLTFPVSIFGVLAVLAAFSSLWLPETLNTSLPQTIDELEKSPGHVWISCFKLRSNKPLVQADGGNADVA; encoded by the exons ATGGGAACTCCTAACTTCCATTGTAGCGACGAAAACTCAACATGTCCTCAAAGCAAGTGCTGCGACAACTGTACGTCGTACACGTTTGATGGACCGTTCACTAGCATTGTCTCAGAG tGGAACCTGATATGTGATAACGCACACAAGGGCGCCGCTGTGCAGTCATGTTTCTTCGCCGGAATGCTCGTTGGCTCAATGGTCGGTGGCTGGGCCTCGGACAGATTTGGCCGACGTCTCTGCCTACTCGTCGGTTCAGCTATCATGTTGATTTTGTCTTTTGGCACAGCTTTCGCTGACTGTCTTTCACTCCTTGCATTCTTGAGGTTTGGTGTCGGGGTAGCGCATGTTTCAGTCATGGTATGTCAGTACGTGTACGTGATAGAGCTGGTCGGACCAAAGACCCGGACGATGTCCGGTAAAGTGCAGGATCTCTTCTGGGACATCGGTGATGTTATGACTTTCGTTTGCGCATATTTCATCAGGGAATGGAGAATGCTGATTCTTTGTTGTACGCTATTTTTTGTGCCCTTCTTTTTGTTCTGGAG GGTGTTCCCCGACACCGCCCGCTGGCTCATCTCCCAAGGACGTCAAGATCAAGCTCGAGAAGTCCTCATAAAGTACGGCGGCAAGAAGAAAACGCCTTTAGACAGCGACCACTTAAAAGCGATGATCGAGAGCATTTACAGCGAGGAGAAGAAGGAGCTTGAATACCTAAATGGCAAGAACCACACTGCCCTTGATTTGTTTCGTACGCCGAAGCTTAGAAAGTTGACTTTGATCCTTTGTTTCAACTG GTTCGTTATTTCTTTGGTCTCATTCGGGATGTATCTGTACATCACAGCTCTGGCAGGAAATCTCTACGTCAACTATCTGGTCATGGCACTTCTCTCCATGCCCCAACTTTTATTTTCCTGGTTTCTTATGCAAAA GTTTGGTCGTATCTTTCCGTTTATGGGATACATGCTTCTCGCTGGCGTTCTGTGTCTGGTTGTCATGGGAATACCTAAAG AGTACAGCGCCGTCGTAACGGGTCTTACTATATTTGGTATGAGTCTGGTATCATGTGCGTTCAACAATATCTACCTTTTGTCATCAGAACAATTTCCAACTGTTGTAAG GAACATCGGCATGGGGACGGGTTCCATGTGTGCTCGTGTCGGCGCCATCTTGTCTCCTTTCCTCGTCATGCTG GCCCAGCTCCAAGGCTTCAGCCTGACTTTTCCTGTCAGTATCTTCGGGGTCCTAGCCGTGTTAGCTGCTTTTTCGTCGCTATGGTTACCCGAAACACTGAACACCAGTCTTCCGCAGACCATCGATGAGCTGGAGAAGAGCCCAGGGCATGTTTGGATTAGTTGTTTTAAGTTACGATCAAATAAACCTCTAGTGCAGGCAGATGGCGGAAATGCAGACGTCGCCTGA
- the LOC116602978 gene encoding uncharacterized protein LOC116602978, which produces MEVDSLNFCLTKFVQEVAKADGTRYPPRSLYSLITGIQRHLQKCGIKSIHYFPCFIFSFFFLLRLKMFRRKLDAEMKLASKDGLATASKKEERGEISVEDKAALWEKGLLGCQTAKSLLNTIYFYNGFRDGVL; this is translated from the exons ATGGAAGTGGATTCTTTGAACTTCTGTCTTACAAAGTTTGTACAAGAGGTGGCAAAGGCGGACGGAACAAGATACCCACCGAGGAGCCTCTACTCACTGATAACAGGAATTCAGCGCCATTTA CAGAAATGTGGAATAAAAAGTATACATTATTTTCCatgtttcattttttcttttttttttcttcttaggTTGAAGATGTTCCGGCGCAAACTAGATGCTGAGATGAAACTGGCCAGCAAAGACGGCTTAGCAACGGcttcgaaaaaagaagaaaggggCGAAATTTCGGTGGAAGATAAAGCTGCCTTGTGGGAAAAAGGACTTTTGGGCTGCCAAACAGCTAAGTCTCTATTGAACACAATATATTTCTATAATGGATTTCGAGACGGTGTCTTATGA